One window from the genome of Cyanobacteriota bacterium encodes:
- the htpG gene encoding molecular chaperone HtpG — MVTKTSGSKYKFEAEVDQVLDLVINSLYSNKDIFLRELISNSADAISKLRFEALTNKDLLGDGELGIFIAIDKEARTISIQDNGIGMSQDDLINNLGTIAKSGTKEFLEKIKAQNNSAELIGQFGVGFYSAFIVAAELSLETKKAGEDQGLVWTSTGTGEYEIQPKDDLDFRNGTKITLKLKEGKEFDEYLQDYKIRSIVKKYSDFIEFPIKFETIDDEKNETLWELMNSQKALWTKNKSEITDDEYNEFYKHLSHDFTNPIHHLHYNAEGTNEYTALLYFPQSAGMEMFMPDSQKGLQLYINKVFISSEPELLLPQYLRFVRGLVDSQDLPLNVSREILQQNPRVAAIKKNLGKKILSELEKLKKSKFDDYKKWYAQFGKIIKEGVHTDFANKDKIMSLLMFETTKTETGESISLQDYVDRNSSDEIYYITGDSRVNLENSPYLEALKAKDIEVVFMTDPIDEWVVSSGTDFKAKKFKSATKGDIKLDDDDKEVEAKTEEYKDLLTSFKDQLKDKVSDVKFSDRLVETVACLVANENDISANMERIYKNANQAIPKSKRVLELNSKHALITKLNALLESGEAQDYMNLIYDQALLLEGSAIEDMQNYNALVTKLMLK, encoded by the coding sequence ATGGTAACTAAAACAAGTGGTAGCAAATATAAATTTGAGGCAGAAGTCGATCAGGTATTAGACCTGGTAATTAACTCTCTTTATTCTAATAAAGATATATTTTTAAGAGAGTTGATTTCTAACTCCGCAGATGCGATTTCCAAATTACGTTTTGAGGCTTTAACGAACAAAGACTTGCTTGGTGACGGTGAGCTTGGGATATTTATTGCTATAGATAAAGAAGCAAGAACAATCAGTATTCAAGACAATGGCATTGGAATGAGTCAAGATGACTTGATTAATAACCTTGGTACTATTGCTAAGTCTGGTACTAAAGAGTTTTTGGAGAAAATTAAGGCTCAGAATAATAGTGCTGAGTTGATTGGTCAATTTGGAGTTGGATTTTATTCAGCATTTATCGTTGCTGCTGAATTGAGCCTGGAAACTAAAAAAGCTGGTGAAGATCAAGGGTTAGTTTGGACTTCAACTGGTACTGGTGAATATGAGATTCAGCCTAAGGATGATCTTGATTTTCGCAATGGTACCAAAATCACTCTCAAGCTTAAAGAAGGTAAAGAGTTTGATGAATATTTACAGGATTACAAAATTAGATCAATAGTTAAAAAATATTCTGATTTTATAGAATTTCCAATTAAATTTGAAACGATTGATGACGAGAAAAATGAAACTCTTTGGGAGCTAATGAATTCACAAAAAGCTCTTTGGACTAAAAATAAATCAGAGATTACTGATGATGAGTACAATGAGTTTTATAAACATCTAAGCCATGATTTTACCAATCCAATTCATCATCTTCACTACAATGCTGAAGGTACTAATGAATACACGGCTCTTCTGTATTTCCCTCAGAGCGCGGGAATGGAGATGTTCATGCCTGATAGTCAAAAAGGTTTGCAACTATATATAAACAAGGTCTTTATAAGTTCTGAGCCAGAATTGCTTTTGCCTCAATACTTACGTTTTGTGCGTGGCTTGGTTGATTCTCAGGATTTGCCTTTGAATGTATCTCGTGAAATTTTGCAACAAAACCCAAGGGTTGCTGCAATTAAAAAGAATCTTGGTAAAAAAATATTGTCGGAGTTGGAGAAGCTCAAAAAAAGCAAGTTTGATGATTACAAAAAATGGTATGCCCAGTTTGGCAAAATAATTAAAGAAGGTGTTCACACTGATTTTGCTAATAAAGACAAGATTATGAGTCTTTTGATGTTTGAAACAACCAAGACTGAGACTGGTGAGTCTATCTCTTTACAAGACTATGTTGATAGAAATTCAAGTGATGAGATTTATTACATTACTGGTGATTCTAGAGTGAATCTTGAAAACTCTCCGTATCTTGAAGCGCTTAAGGCTAAAGATATAGAGGTTGTATTTATGACTGATCCAATTGATGAGTGGGTTGTGAGTTCTGGTACAGATTTTAAAGCAAAGAAATTTAAGTCTGCTACCAAGGGAGATATCAAGCTTGACGATGATGATAAAGAAGTTGAAGCCAAGACTGAAGAGTATAAAGATCTTCTTACTAGTTTTAAAGATCAGCTCAAAGACAAAGTTTCTGATGTGAAATTCTCTGATCGATTGGTTGAAACAGTCGCTTGTTTGGTTGCTAACGAAAATGATATCAGCGCAAATATGGAACGTATTTATAAAAATGCAAATCAGGCTATACCTAAGTCAAAGAGAGTGCTTGAGCTTAATTCAAAGCATGCGTTAATAACCAAGTTGAATGCTTTGCTTGAATCTGGTGAAGCTCAAGACTATATGAACTTGATTTATGATCAAGCTCTTTTACTTGAAGGTTCAGCAATAGAAGATATGCAAAACTATAATGCTCTTGTAACCAAGTTGATGTTGAAGTAG
- a CDS encoding CDGSH iron-sulfur domain-containing protein, with protein MNLKNPNLPNSPVFEALEAGSKVAYCTCGWSSKGVFCDGSHSSKATGMAPQIVDIPTSKNYAMCACRKSGKGAFCDGAHSWA; from the coding sequence ATGAATTTGAAAAATCCTAATTTACCAAACTCGCCTGTCTTTGAAGCACTTGAAGCTGGTAGCAAAGTTGCTTACTGCACTTGTGGCTGGTCTAGCAAGGGAGTTTTTTGTGATGGATCGCACTCAAGTAAAGCTACAGGGATGGCGCCACAAATAGTGGATATACCAACTTCTAAAAATTATGCAATGTGCGCTTGTCGTAAATCTGGTAAGGGTGCTTTCTGTGATGGTGCTCACTCGTGGGCTTAA
- a CDS encoding metal-sensing transcriptional repressor, with amino-acid sequence METADYSKELGKLNRIAGQIEGVKDMISCKRAATEIMIQLKAVRASVKSIESIILEDHLTRHLLNAQDSTDLAERIKATSKLYKKSDL; translated from the coding sequence ATGGAAACAGCAGATTACAGCAAAGAACTTGGCAAACTCAATCGTATTGCCGGCCAAATAGAAGGAGTCAAAGACATGATTAGTTGCAAACGAGCAGCGACCGAGATCATGATTCAACTTAAAGCGGTACGAGCCTCAGTCAAATCCATAGAAAGCATTATCCTAGAAGACCATTTAACTCGTCATTTATTAAACGCACAAGATTCGACTGATTTAGCCGAAAGAATCAAAGCAACTAGCAAGTTATATAAGAAGTCTGATTTATAA
- a CDS encoding sigma-70 family RNA polymerase sigma factor — protein MTNNPHQTQAFAQLVKVNSSKYYATAYRMLANKTEAQDIVQEAFTKLWQAPHKWNPQKQTKFSTWFYRVIINLCLDFKKKRRALPIAEGMEFPAESIDLDRIIDQQVKAKQLEALIQALPQRQQIALNLSFYEGLSNKESAEIMEINIKALESLLMRAKTQLKSQIKDNDKQSSLREA, from the coding sequence ATGACCAACAATCCTCACCAGACTCAAGCATTTGCTCAATTAGTCAAAGTCAATTCATCTAAGTACTACGCAACGGCTTATAGAATGCTTGCAAATAAAACAGAAGCTCAAGACATAGTACAAGAAGCATTTACCAAACTTTGGCAAGCACCACACAAATGGAATCCTCAAAAGCAAACCAAATTTAGCACTTGGTTTTATCGAGTAATCATCAATCTCTGTCTTGATTTCAAGAAGAAACGAAGGGCACTACCAATTGCAGAAGGAATGGAATTCCCCGCAGAATCGATAGACTTAGATCGAATAATAGATCAACAAGTCAAAGCAAAACAACTAGAAGCTCTCATACAAGCCCTTCCACAAAGACAACAAATCGCACTTAATTTATCTTTTTACGAAGGACTCAGCAATAAAGAATCAGCAGAAATAATGGAGATCAATATCAAAGCATTAGAATCACTTCTAATGAGAGCCAAAACACAACTCAAATCACAAATCAAGGACAACGACAAACAATCGTCATTGCGAGAAGCGTAA